The stretch of DNA TGATGAAAGAAAAGAAGGAGCATCTCTCCCGAGTATTGACGAAAGAGATGGGGAAAGTGATCGAGGAAGCACGCGGGGAAGTGCAGGAAGGGATCGACATGGCCTACTATATGGCGGGTGAAGGAAGGCGCTTGGTCGGAGAAACCGTACCGTCCGAGCTTCAGAATAAATTCGCGATGAGCGTCCGGGCCCCCATCGGTGTCGTCGGCCTGATCACACCGTGGAATTTCCCGGTCGCCATTGCGACATGGAAATCCTTTCCCGCCCTCGTCGCAGGGAATACGTTCGTCTGGAAACCTGCGAGTGAAACACCGATGATGGCCTATGAAATGGCCTTGATTTTCGAAGAGTCCGGCCTGCCCGCGGGAGTGGCCAATATTGTGTTCGGCACCGGTGCGGAAGTCGGCACGGCGTTAATCGAGCATCCGGATGTCCGGGTCATCTCCTTCACTGGTTCGACGGAGACCGGTCGCCGTGTGGCGGAACTGGGTGGGCGTCATTTGAAGAAAGTGTCGCTTGAAATGGGAGGGAAAAATGCGGTTATCGTCATGGATGACGCCGATTTGGAGCTCGCTGTCGAAGGAATTTTATGGAGCGCTTTTGGCACGGCTGGTCAACGTTGCACCGCATGCAGCCGGGTCATATTGCATAAAGATGTGAAAGAGGAGCTGGAGCAGAAACTCTTGGCCTCTATGGAAGGACTCACAATCGGCGATGGATTGGACGAAACAGTGAAAATCGGTCCGGTCATCAATCGGCAGGCGTTGGAGAAGATTACCCGCTATATCGCTATTGGACAAGAAGAAGGTGCCAAGCTGCTAGCGGGCGGGAAAGTGGCGGTTGAGGGAGATTTGTCGGAGGGGCATTATATGGAGCCGACGCTGTTCACCGATGTGAAATGGGATAGCCGATTGGCTCAGGAGGAAATTTTCGGACCTGTCGTTTCACTGATTACGGTGGCGGATCTGGATGAGGCGATTGAAGTGAACAATAGTGTGAAATACGGATTGTCCAGCTCCATCTTCTCACAGGACGTCAATAAAATCTTCCGGGCGCAACGCGATTTGGATACGGGAATCGTTTACGTCAATGCAGGGACTACAGGAGCGGAAATCCATCTGCCGTTCGGCGGGACGAAAGGGACCGGAAATGGCCATCGGGACTCGGGGGTTGCGGCATTGGACGTATTTACGGAATGGAAAAGCGTTTACGTGGACTTCAGCGGGAAATTGCAGCGTGCGCAGATTGATACGGAATAAACGGACACAGGCCTCGGCTTCCGAGTGAGATTGTGATGCAGACATCTTATAGCAGTGAGGGGATGAGCGTGTGAAAGTGGTCGTGCTTGGTGCGGGACTTATGGGGAAGGAAGCAGTCCGGGATTTAGTGAAGAGCGATGCCGTGCAAAAAGTGTATTTGGCGGATATCAACGTCCGGCAAGCGGAAGCTTTTGCTGAACAATTGATGTCCGACAAGCTGGATATTTTATTGTTGGACGCCTCTAATGATCTTCAATTGCGCAACGTCATGGCACTGGGGGACGTAGTCATCAATGCACTGTTCTATGCGTTCAATGAAAAAGTGGCACGCACCGCCATCGATGTTGGCGTGCATGCCGTCGACCTTGGGGGGCATATCGGCGGTGTCACGGATACCGTGCTCGGATTGGACGGAGAGGCAAAGAAGAAAGGGGTAACGCTCATTCCGGATCTCGGAGTGGCGCCTGGGATGATTAACATTCTGACAGGGTACGGTGCGGGAAAACTGGATGCCGTGGACACAATTAAACTGTATGTCGGAGGGATTCCGCTGGTGCCGGATCCGCCGCTGCAATACAACATCGTCTTTTCGCTGGAAGGAGTGTTCGACCATTATACGGAACCGTCTCTGGTTATCCGGGAAGGAAAACGGTTGGAAGTGCCGTCTTTGTCGGAAATCGAACCGATTGCGTTCGACGGCTTCCCGGAATTGGAGGCTTTTCATACATCGGGAGGCACCTCGACTTTGCCGAAATCCTTCCCCCATGTGAAAACGCTCGAATACAAGACCGTCCGCTACAAGGGACATGCGGAGAAGTTTCAGCTGCTGGCGGCTCTTGGTCTACTGTCACGCGATGAGAAAGTGATCGTCAACGGCCAGTCGGTCAATGTCCGGGATGTGATGCGGGACCATTTGGCGAAGCGGCTTCGTCTAGGAGAAAAGTCGGATGCCGTCTTGCTGCGTGTCCACGTCGGTGGACTAAAGAAGGGCTGCCGTGCTGCCTATACTTACACGCTCGTTACGACGAAGGATACGGCGGTGGGCGAAACAGCGATGGCCCGGGCCACAGCCAATACGGTATCGGTCGTCGCACAAATGATCGGTGCTGGCATCATCTCGCATCGTGGTGTGCTGCCGCCGGAGAAAATCGTGCCAGGCGAATTATATATGGGAGAGATGAAAAAGCGCGGTGTCGTTATCCGGGAGTCGGTGGAACCGCCTTTGGCAAATCCGTAATCCACTCCATGGATCGAAGCGAAGGATAAAATACAATGCCAACATCGAAAAACGAAGAGGAGCGGATGGAATGGACTTCGGGTTCACGGAAGAACAGGAAATGCTGCGAAAAACAGCCCGTCAATTCGTCGACGCCAAAATTATCCCGCATATCCGGAAATGGGATGCGGAAGGGGGATTCGACCCGGCCATTTGGAAACAGCTTGCAGATCTCGGTTTCATGGGGGTCTGCATCCCGGAGAAATATGGCGGAAGCGGGATGGACTATAACTCTCTCGCAATTCTATGCGAAGAACTGGAACGGGGTGATACGGCTTTTCGGACAGCCGTATCCGTCCATATCGGGCTGAACAGCCTGACCTTGCTGCAATGGGGGAACGAAGAGCAGAAACGGAAGTATTTGATTCCCCAGGCGAAGGGAGAAAAAATCGGAGCGTTCGGACTGACCGAACCCGGGGCAGGATCCGACGTCGCCGCCATGTCGACAGTGGCAGTGCGGGACGGTGATCATTACGTCTTGAATGGTCAAAAAACATGGATCTCGCTCTGTGATGTGGCCGATCATCTCCTCGTGTTCGCTTATACGGATAAATCGAAGACGCACCACGGCATCAGCGCGTTCATCGTCGAACGGAATACCCCCGGATTTTCCTCAAAAGCAATCAAAGGGAAATACGGAATCCGTGCGGGGAATACAGGCGAGCTGTTTTTCGAAGATATGAAAGTGCCAGTCGCAAACCGGCTTGGGGAAGAAGGGGAAGGCTTCAAGATTGCGATGTCCGCACTCGACAACGGCCGGTTCACCGTGGCGGCCGGGGCGGTCGGATTGATCAAGGCATGCCTGGAAGAGAGCGTACAATATTGCCACAAACGTGAAACATTCGGCAAGGAGATCGGCAAACATCAACTGGTCCAGCAAATGATAGCCAATATGGAAGCGGGCTATCAGATGAGCCGCCTCCTCGTCTACCGAGCGGGGGAGATGAAAAACAAAGGGCTGCGCAACACACGCGAAACATCCCTCGCCAAATGGCAAGCATGCGATTTTGCCAATCAAGCCGCAGATGATGCGTTCCAGATCCACGGGGCATACGGCTACTCGGACGACTACCCGGTTGCCCGGTTCCTCCGCAATTCGAAAGCTCCGGTGATCTACGAAGGGACCCGGGAAATCCATACGATCATGCAGGCGGAATATGTCCTTGGATATCGGAAGGACAAAAAGCTGAGCCGGATGCTGCCGGCGTGGCCTGTTGATTCATAAATTATGGGGATAGGTGAAGCGGCCGTTTCATCTATCCGTTTTTGTGCGGGCTTAACCAGTTTCGTATGAAGGCAATCAACTTTTCCGCACTCGGCGACATATGGTTGAGTGAAGTCGCAGCGATTCCGATTGATCGGTAATGGTTACCTTCCAATGGAATGGCCCGAACGGTTTCCGGAAGGTGGTATAAGATCATTTCAGGAAGAATGCTGAGACCGAGATTATTTTGCACCATGGAAATGATAGCCTGATCCTCCACAATTTCGTATTGGATCGTCGGTGTGATCCGATGCGTCTTGAATATCCGCCGGACGTCATTGTCGATGGAGGATTTCGGCATGATAAAATCTTCGTTGCTGAGTTGCTCCACATGAATGCTGTCACTTTCGTAAAGAGGGTGAGCAGCGGGAACGATACAAAGTAGCGAATCCTCTTTGACGGGAATGGTATCAAATGATTTGGAAGCCGGAAGGGATAAAAAGCCGAAATCAACTTTCCCTTCCGAAATCCATTTGGTGATGTCATCATAGTTGCCCTCGTATAATTTGATATCAATTAGCGGAAAATCTTCCCGGAACAGTTTGATGATTTGCGGAATCCAATGGATCGATACACTGGGAAAAGTGCCGATTCGGACGACTCCGATTTCAAGACCGTTGATTTTAGCCGCTTTCTGCAATAACTGTTCGTTGCTCTTCAAGATTTCCTGTATATGGACAAGTATTTTTTCTCCGTTGGCCGTAAGGCTTGTCCCGGAACGGCTTCTGATGAGGAGGGCAAATCCGAACTCTTCCTCCAGCCCCGCAATGGCATGGCTGACTGCGGACTGGGTAAGTTTGAGTGCTTCAGCCGCTTTCGATAGACTGCCGGTTTCCACTACTGTCCGGAAGATTTCATACTTGATCAAAGACAATGGCTACCCCTCCTTTGTATTAATTTTATTCATACTTCTTATTATAAACATTCATTTGATTTATGGAAGAGCGGAATTTTATAATGAAAGGAGAAAACTTTGTAGGAGGTCTGGATATGGATAGGCAGTGGGGGTTCGATACGACTGTGATACATGGGCATCTGGAAGGCCGGAACATAGGGGCCGTCGTTCAACCGATCGTTCCGGCGGTGGCCTATTCTTTCGAAAGTCATGAAGCCGCCGCGGAGACGGTAGCGGGAAAACGGGAAGGCGTTTACTATGGTAGATACGGCAATGCAACATTACAATCCTTTGAAGAAAGGGTGGCTCTTCTTGAGAACGGCGAGGCGGCCCTCGGTGTCAGCTCGGGAATGGCGGCAATTTCCACAGTGTTGCTCAGTCTATTGCAGCATGGCGATCATGTTATTGTTACAAAAGATGTCTACGGGGGAACCTATCACTTTCTGAAGACATTGGCTCCAAGATTCGGCATCACATTCAGTTTTGTGAATTGCACGGATTTTGATAGCATTAGGGATGCTATACAGGACAACACGAAGGCGGTTTATATCGAGACGCCTTCCAATCCTTTGTTGACGGTGCTCGATGTGGAAGGGATTGCAAACATTACGCGACAACATCAGATCCCTCTAGTGATTGATAATACATTCATGTCGCCGTATCTTCAGAAACCGTTGAATCTTGGCGCGGACATCGTAATCCATAGTGCGACCAAATATTTGAATGGGCATGGAGATGTGATCGCCGGGGTCATCGTTGCGGATCGAGAACGCATCCGCTTTATGCGGCAGCAAATCATGGGTGACCTCGGACAAGTGCTGAGCGCGGGGGATGCGTCTTTGTTATTGAGAGGCATGAAAACGCTTGGTCTCAGAATGGAGCGGCATTGTACCAATGCCTATGCCATCGCGGAATTCCTGGAATCCCATCCGCAAGTGACCAAGGTTTATTATCCCGGCCTGCCATCCCATCCCCAATATGAAACAGCGCGGAAGCAGATGAAAGGGATGGGTGGAATCGTCTCGTTTGAAGTGAAAGGCGGTCTGGAATCGGCAACGGCCTTTCTGGATGCGTTACGATTATCGATGATTTCATTCAGCCTAGGAGACCCTGAAACGCTTGTGCAACATCCGGCGACGATGACCCATTTCTCCTTGCCGGAAGCTGTACGGAAGGCAAGCGGGATTACAGACGGACTCATCCGTCTATCGGCAGGACTGGAAGATGTGGAAGACATCATACAGGATTTATCCCGGGCTTTCGATCAATTGCAATGTAAAAATTTTCATGAAGTTGGACAGGTATCTAGTTGATTGGAGTGGAAAGCTTCCGCCTGTGACGGAAATCAACGGTGGAGACCCGGATGAAATTTTAAATTCCATGTTACAAAAACAAACTATTAAAGAACGGAGTGAATTTGCATGGGCGAAATAAAAAACTTGGAACCTGTCACGATGGATACGATCACTGCGAAATTGATGACACATATTGTAGCAACGGCGACTGAACGTTTCGGGGAAGATGGAATACCGGCTGTTCAAGCAGGTGTTCAACAAGTGATCGATGAACAACAGGCTGAAATGGCTGGAGTGCTTCAGGAGGATGCGCTTTTTTTGTTCGATAAATTATTCGACTCGGAACAAATCGAGAAAACATTGCGTGCCTATAATGCGAAACGGGAAGAAGCGGACCGCGAACCGTATACGATGTTTGCAATCATGGCGAAACTGTTCGCCCACATTGCTAAAGCGATGGTGGAAACATTCGGCAAAGAAGAAGGGGAACAGGTGATGATGGATAGCGTCGGCGTGTTTGGTGAAGAACGCGGCCGTGATATCGCCCGTCGTGCGGCGGCCGTCGGGAAGCCGAATACGATGGAGAATTATTTGTCCAACTATGATATGGGGCGCAGTGAACTATTCGAATATGAAACATATTTTCATCCGACAGAAATCGAACAGTCCTTTACGAAATGCGCATTTGCGGAACAGTGGAAAAAAGATGGCATGGAAGACTACGGAATTTTGTATTGTCATATGATCGATCCTTCGATTGCCAAGGGCTATAACCCGAACTTTGAAGTGGTGCATGATCAATATGTTCTGCGGGAAGGGACTTGCCATTTCCGTTTTCAAATGAAGGACGAAAGCGGGACATCCGAATGATTAACGAAGAGCGGCTCTGGAATCGACTGATGACTTTGGGGGAACTGGGCAAACAGCCAAGCGGCGGGGTGACCCGGTTTTCCTTTACGGAAGAAGAACAGCAAGCCAAGCGGCTCGTCGCTTCCTATATGAGAGAAGCAGGCATGGAAGTCCGGGAAGATGC from Bacillus sp. OxB-1 encodes:
- a CDS encoding aldehyde dehydrogenase family protein; this translates as MKLTNFINGAWQEENGADFAPVHNPANGQELAKVRLSTKEDVDRAVAAAKSAQRQWALVPAPKRADYLYEIGRLMKEKKEHLSRVLTKEMGKVIEEARGEVQEGIDMAYYMAGEGRRLVGETVPSELQNKFAMSVRAPIGVVGLITPWNFPVAIATWKSFPALVAGNTFVWKPASETPMMAYEMALIFEESGLPAGVANIVFGTGAEVGTALIEHPDVRVISFTGSTETGRRVAELGGRHLKKVSLEMGGKNAVIVMDDADLELAVEGILWSAFGTAGQRCTACSRVILHKDVKEELEQKLLASMEGLTIGDGLDETVKIGPVINRQALEKITRYIAIGQEEGAKLLAGGKVAVEGDLSEGHYMEPTLFTDVKWDSRLAQEEIFGPVVSLITVADLDEAIEVNNSVKYGLSSSIFSQDVNKIFRAQRDLDTGIVYVNAGTTGAEIHLPFGGTKGTGNGHRDSGVAALDVFTEWKSVYVDFSGKLQRAQIDTE
- a CDS encoding saccharopine dehydrogenase family protein; its protein translation is MKVVVLGAGLMGKEAVRDLVKSDAVQKVYLADINVRQAEAFAEQLMSDKLDILLLDASNDLQLRNVMALGDVVINALFYAFNEKVARTAIDVGVHAVDLGGHIGGVTDTVLGLDGEAKKKGVTLIPDLGVAPGMINILTGYGAGKLDAVDTIKLYVGGIPLVPDPPLQYNIVFSLEGVFDHYTEPSLVIREGKRLEVPSLSEIEPIAFDGFPELEAFHTSGGTSTLPKSFPHVKTLEYKTVRYKGHAEKFQLLAALGLLSRDEKVIVNGQSVNVRDVMRDHLAKRLRLGEKSDAVLLRVHVGGLKKGCRAAYTYTLVTTKDTAVGETAMARATANTVSVVAQMIGAGIISHRGVLPPEKIVPGELYMGEMKKRGVVIRESVEPPLANP
- a CDS encoding acyl-CoA dehydrogenase family protein, whose product is MDFGFTEEQEMLRKTARQFVDAKIIPHIRKWDAEGGFDPAIWKQLADLGFMGVCIPEKYGGSGMDYNSLAILCEELERGDTAFRTAVSVHIGLNSLTLLQWGNEEQKRKYLIPQAKGEKIGAFGLTEPGAGSDVAAMSTVAVRDGDHYVLNGQKTWISLCDVADHLLVFAYTDKSKTHHGISAFIVERNTPGFSSKAIKGKYGIRAGNTGELFFEDMKVPVANRLGEEGEGFKIAMSALDNGRFTVAAGAVGLIKACLEESVQYCHKRETFGKEIGKHQLVQQMIANMEAGYQMSRLLVYRAGEMKNKGLRNTRETSLAKWQACDFANQAADDAFQIHGAYGYSDDYPVARFLRNSKAPVIYEGTREIHTIMQAEYVLGYRKDKKLSRMLPAWPVDS
- a CDS encoding LysR family transcriptional regulator — encoded protein: MSLIKYEIFRTVVETGSLSKAAEALKLTQSAVSHAIAGLEEEFGFALLIRSRSGTSLTANGEKILVHIQEILKSNEQLLQKAAKINGLEIGVVRIGTFPSVSIHWIPQIIKLFREDFPLIDIKLYEGNYDDITKWISEGKVDFGFLSLPASKSFDTIPVKEDSLLCIVPAAHPLYESDSIHVEQLSNEDFIMPKSSIDNDVRRIFKTHRITPTIQYEIVEDQAIISMVQNNLGLSILPEMILYHLPETVRAIPLEGNHYRSIGIAATSLNHMSPSAEKLIAFIRNWLSPHKNG
- a CDS encoding trans-sulfuration enzyme family protein — translated: MDRQWGFDTTVIHGHLEGRNIGAVVQPIVPAVAYSFESHEAAAETVAGKREGVYYGRYGNATLQSFEERVALLENGEAALGVSSGMAAISTVLLSLLQHGDHVIVTKDVYGGTYHFLKTLAPRFGITFSFVNCTDFDSIRDAIQDNTKAVYIETPSNPLLTVLDVEGIANITRQHQIPLVIDNTFMSPYLQKPLNLGADIVIHSATKYLNGHGDVIAGVIVADRERIRFMRQQIMGDLGQVLSAGDASLLLRGMKTLGLRMERHCTNAYAIAEFLESHPQVTKVYYPGLPSHPQYETARKQMKGMGGIVSFEVKGGLESATAFLDALRLSMISFSLGDPETLVQHPATMTHFSLPEAVRKASGITDGLIRLSAGLEDVEDIIQDLSRAFDQLQCKNFHEVGQVSS
- a CDS encoding L-2-amino-thiazoline-4-carboxylic acid hydrolase — encoded protein: MGEIKNLEPVTMDTITAKLMTHIVATATERFGEDGIPAVQAGVQQVIDEQQAEMAGVLQEDALFLFDKLFDSEQIEKTLRAYNAKREEADREPYTMFAIMAKLFAHIAKAMVETFGKEEGEQVMMDSVGVFGEERGRDIARRAAAVGKPNTMENYLSNYDMGRSELFEYETYFHPTEIEQSFTKCAFAEQWKKDGMEDYGILYCHMIDPSIAKGYNPNFEVVHDQYVLREGTCHFRFQMKDESGTSE